From Paenibacillus graminis, a single genomic window includes:
- a CDS encoding ABC transporter permease produces the protein MIGGFIRNIIKDKVMLLMVLPGALWFLFFSYLPMMGTVIAFKEYRYSREGFWASIWGSKWVGWDNFKFLFTTNDAYIITRNTLLYNAVFILLGLVLSVVMAVVLAEIANKKLAKVYQTGMFLPYFLSWVVVGYFAFSFLSSESGVLNQILSYFGAEPVNWYSEKKYWPVILVLVYLWKALGYNSVVYLAAIMGIDKSLYEAAMIDGAGKFQQIKNITLPLLSPIITIMTLLAIGKIFYADFGLFYQVPRNSGTLYSVTNVIDTYVYQGLKSTGEIGMSTAAGLYQSVVGFVLVITSNYIVRKFNKDSALF, from the coding sequence ATGATTGGCGGATTCATCCGAAATATCATCAAAGATAAAGTTATGCTGCTCATGGTTCTGCCGGGCGCGCTGTGGTTCCTCTTTTTCTCCTATCTGCCGATGATGGGGACGGTTATTGCCTTTAAGGAATACCGCTACAGCCGGGAGGGCTTCTGGGCCAGCATTTGGGGCAGCAAATGGGTAGGCTGGGACAACTTCAAGTTTCTGTTCACCACGAATGACGCCTATATCATCACCCGCAATACGCTGTTATACAATGCGGTCTTTATTCTGCTGGGGCTGGTACTGTCAGTGGTGATGGCCGTTGTTCTTGCGGAGATTGCCAACAAGAAGCTGGCCAAGGTCTACCAGACCGGTATGTTCCTGCCGTATTTTCTGTCCTGGGTGGTTGTCGGCTACTTTGCCTTCAGCTTTCTCAGCTCCGAGAGCGGTGTGCTGAACCAGATCCTGAGCTACTTTGGGGCAGAACCGGTCAACTGGTATTCCGAGAAAAAATACTGGCCGGTGATTCTCGTGCTGGTATATCTGTGGAAGGCGCTAGGCTATAACAGCGTGGTCTATCTGGCGGCTATTATGGGGATCGACAAATCGCTGTATGAAGCGGCGATGATTGACGGTGCAGGCAAATTCCAGCAGATCAAGAACATCACGCTGCCGCTGCTCAGCCCGATTATTACGATTATGACCCTGCTGGCCATCGGGAAAATCTTTTATGCCGACTTCGGCCTGTTCTATCAGGTGCCCCGCAACTCCGGGACGCTCTACAGTGTTACGAACGTTATCGATACCTATGTCTACCAAGGCCTCAAATCAACAGGCGAGATTGGCATGAGTACTGCGGCAGGCCTGTACCAATCCGTGGTCGGCTTTGTGCTTGTCATCACCTCGAACTATATCGTGCGTAAATTCAATAAGGACAGCGCCTTATTCTAG
- a CDS encoding sensor histidine kinase, with the protein MLFPGKWYKKHFKNNLFMKIILTFSIIAVVTTITFSYLMFLLMSQSVVQRQLEIQKRTVESVNDYMQRKYDAVQTMMRDVYRDSELTANTSYLLEHPYQDYVTYRLDRYLHESSATTDSVQFFRNQMEDDPDIRRLLLYSSAKQQLYVFNDRENFNIISTNAAHSLVPDALYLEEASSVTLPNIWVRKTISLADSPMFSVRVPINDKQSLRNIGQLLVFYDADHIWESIGDYKDDFKGDIIVLSADNDVLFDSSGTFYGKKYPYPEQIQAIYADGEKVNGMLITKLTHTQGGFTVLSAVPERELAATYRGLRNMIVTICLICILFAVITPSLFISNFATRAHNIIRFTRKVKNGDLDARIADVKEDELGQISKSFNDMLDELNLYIDRVFKAEIKQKHSEISALEARVNPHFLYNTLEVIRMRAISQGAADVGEMIYSLSVLFKSYVHPKAKHTMKDELEACRLYLELFRIRYKDKFSYELHCPKELEGRVVLKMSLQPIVENYILHGMRTDRSDNHISILLAKENVILRAVVTDNGRGIKQERLEQIQHDLLDKDSSSQSFGLRSINERMKLLYGEPHGLAVDSEEGKGTTVTVSFPDLGEEEPTYV; encoded by the coding sequence ATGCTGTTCCCGGGGAAATGGTACAAGAAACATTTTAAGAACAATCTGTTTATGAAGATCATCCTGACTTTCTCCATTATAGCTGTGGTTACTACAATTACGTTCTCCTATCTGATGTTCCTGCTGATGTCGCAATCCGTTGTACAAAGACAGCTGGAAATCCAGAAACGGACTGTGGAGAGCGTGAATGACTATATGCAGCGTAAATACGATGCTGTGCAGACGATGATGCGCGATGTGTACCGGGACAGCGAACTCACGGCTAATACATCCTACCTGCTGGAGCATCCCTATCAGGATTATGTCACCTACCGGCTCGACCGGTATCTCCATGAGAGCAGCGCCACCACGGACAGCGTACAGTTTTTCCGCAACCAGATGGAGGATGATCCCGATATCCGCAGGCTGCTGCTCTACAGCTCTGCCAAACAGCAGCTGTACGTATTCAATGACCGGGAGAATTTCAATATTATCTCCACCAACGCGGCGCATTCCCTGGTGCCGGATGCTTTGTACCTGGAGGAAGCCAGCAGTGTGACGCTGCCGAATATCTGGGTCCGCAAAACCATATCCCTCGCAGATTCCCCCATGTTTTCCGTCCGTGTGCCTATCAATGATAAGCAGTCATTGCGTAATATCGGCCAACTGCTGGTCTTCTACGACGCAGATCATATCTGGGAGAGCATAGGGGATTACAAGGATGATTTCAAAGGCGATATTATCGTGCTGTCGGCGGACAATGATGTATTGTTTGACAGCTCAGGGACCTTTTATGGCAAGAAATATCCATATCCTGAACAGATCCAAGCCATCTATGCGGATGGTGAGAAGGTGAACGGCATGCTGATTACGAAGCTGACGCATACCCAAGGCGGTTTTACCGTGCTCAGTGCGGTGCCGGAGCGGGAGCTCGCCGCAACTTACAGAGGTCTGCGCAACATGATTGTTACCATTTGCCTGATCTGCATTCTGTTCGCAGTGATCACCCCGTCGCTGTTCATCAGCAATTTTGCCACCCGGGCGCATAATATTATCCGCTTTACCCGCAAGGTGAAGAACGGGGATCTCGATGCCCGTATCGCCGATGTGAAGGAGGATGAGCTGGGCCAGATCTCCAAAAGCTTCAACGATATGCTGGACGAGCTGAACCTGTACATCGACAGGGTGTTTAAGGCGGAGATCAAACAGAAGCACAGTGAGATTTCGGCGCTTGAAGCCAGGGTCAATCCGCATTTTCTCTACAATACGCTGGAAGTCATCCGCATGCGCGCTATTTCACAGGGGGCGGCGGATGTCGGAGAGATGATCTACAGCTTATCCGTTTTATTCAAAAGCTATGTCCATCCCAAGGCGAAGCACACCATGAAAGACGAGCTGGAAGCCTGCCGGCTGTATCTGGAGCTGTTCCGCATCCGGTATAAGGACAAGTTTTCTTATGAGCTGCACTGCCCCAAGGAGCTGGAAGGACGGGTTGTACTAAAAATGTCGCTGCAGCCCATCGTGGAGAATTATATTCTTCATGGTATGCGGACAGACCGCAGCGATAACCATATCTCGATTCTTCTGGCTAAGGAAAATGTGATTCTGCGGGCCGTGGTTACCGATAATGGCCGCGGCATCAAGCAGGAGCGGCTGGAGCAGATTCAGCACGATCTGCTGGATAAGGACAGCTCATCGCAGTCTTTTGGCCTGCGGAGCATTAATGAGCGGATGAAGCTGCTGTATGGGGAACCGCATGGTTTAGCGGTCGATAGTGAAGAAGGCAAGGGTACGACTGTGACTGTAAGTTTCCCTGATCTGGGTGAGGAGGAGCCAACCTATGTATAA
- a CDS encoding carbohydrate ABC transporter permease — protein sequence MSTLVKKQRDFHKLSKTWNVLFNLFAGIFAFLCVFPFIFVVIISFTDEGVLARDGYSLFPAKWSLSAYRYVFESGDMLLRSYGVTILVTLLGTLLSLLFISFYAYAISRKSFRYRNFFAFFAFFTMLFNGGLVPTYIIVTQFLGLKDTIWALVMPLAVNAFYIMILRTFYSTSVPDALIESGKIDGAGEFRIFLTLVLPLSLPGLATIALFSTLGYWNDWFNALLYIDDPNLVPLQSMLMRIETSMQFIMQNSTNSSLSLEALRSMPQDTSRMAMVVLATGPIIFAYPFFQRYFIQGLTVGAVKE from the coding sequence ATGTCCACATTAGTCAAAAAACAACGCGATTTCCATAAGCTCTCCAAAACCTGGAACGTGCTGTTTAATCTGTTTGCCGGTATTTTTGCATTCCTGTGTGTATTTCCCTTTATCTTTGTCGTGATCATTTCCTTCACGGATGAAGGGGTCCTGGCGAGAGACGGGTACAGTCTGTTTCCGGCCAAATGGAGTCTGTCAGCGTACCGGTATGTATTCGAGTCCGGGGATATGCTGCTGCGTTCCTATGGGGTGACCATCCTGGTGACCTTGCTCGGCACCTTGCTCAGCCTGCTGTTTATTTCTTTTTATGCCTATGCCATTTCGCGTAAAAGCTTCAGATACCGCAATTTTTTTGCGTTCTTTGCTTTCTTCACCATGCTGTTCAATGGCGGGCTCGTTCCGACTTATATCATTGTTACCCAGTTTCTGGGCCTGAAGGATACGATCTGGGCACTCGTGATGCCGCTGGCGGTCAACGCTTTTTACATTATGATCCTGCGGACCTTCTACAGCACCAGCGTTCCGGATGCCCTCATTGAATCCGGTAAAATCGACGGCGCGGGCGAATTCCGCATTTTCCTGACACTGGTGCTGCCGCTCTCTTTGCCGGGTCTGGCCACGATTGCCCTGTTCAGTACACTGGGCTACTGGAACGACTGGTTCAACGCGCTGCTCTACATCGATGATCCGAATCTGGTGCCGCTGCAGTCCATGCTGATGCGGATCGAGACCAGCATGCAGTTTATTATGCAGAACTCTACCAACAGCTCACTCAGCCTGGAGGCGCTCCGCTCCATGCCGCAGGATACTTCGCGGATGGCAATGGTGGTGCTGGCAACCGGGCCGATTATTTTTGCTTATCCATTTTTCCAGCGTTATTTCATACAGGGTCTTACGGTAGGAGCCGTGAAGGAATAA
- a CDS encoding response regulator transcription factor, which produces MYKVFIVDDEPFIIEGLYDIVDWAGMGMEIVGRAENGQEALEALSSLRADILITDISMPLMNGLDLIRAVRKLQPGMKVIILSGYDEFGYLKEGMTLGIENYLLKPINLEEFRATLNNTVEKLHMSRVEDELNAQSISILRDNIMHRWLREQIGANEFRERSELLGIQLDKPLLLAVLLRPGKGAGSGEFLKAVSDALVDSRSIILFQDMEGDTVLLHGLSEYQRGKEEVERCHERLAKQLSSFQPLCFSLGSVVETEGGAAQSYAQAKKAQEYFMLFPERTVIRYEEIESRSEAAGREVTLNWEQVQKLILAKDKEGLLQRIDERFEQLRHMEGVTPEVLQDFSMEWMIRFKMQLKEIRHCEEPELYQEGFRRLRETTSIHEWIHILKEAASLTVDLLIRDVKSPVVQQVLNFIHESYAEDISLKTLGAQFNIHPVYLGQLFSKEVGDTFTEYINRYRIERAKEQLRGTSSKVHEIARNVGYWETGYFYKQFKKYVGISPTEYKGLV; this is translated from the coding sequence ATGTATAAGGTATTCATTGTGGACGATGAGCCTTTTATCATTGAGGGTCTGTATGATATTGTCGATTGGGCCGGAATGGGGATGGAGATTGTCGGCAGGGCGGAGAATGGTCAGGAAGCACTGGAAGCGCTGTCCTCGCTCCGTGCGGATATTCTGATTACCGACATTTCCATGCCGCTGATGAACGGGCTGGATCTGATCCGTGCTGTCCGCAAGCTGCAGCCGGGAATGAAGGTGATTATCCTCAGCGGGTATGATGAATTTGGCTATCTTAAGGAAGGCATGACACTCGGCATCGAAAATTATCTGCTCAAGCCGATCAATCTGGAGGAGTTCAGGGCTACGCTGAACAATACCGTGGAGAAGCTTCATATGAGCAGAGTCGAAGATGAGCTGAATGCACAGAGTATTTCTATATTAAGAGACAACATTATGCACCGCTGGCTCCGCGAACAGATTGGGGCGAATGAATTCCGGGAGCGCTCGGAACTGCTCGGCATACAGCTGGACAAGCCGCTGCTGCTGGCGGTACTGCTGCGGCCGGGGAAGGGGGCTGGCAGCGGGGAGTTTTTGAAGGCGGTTTCGGATGCGCTTGTAGACAGCAGATCCATCATTCTTTTTCAGGATATGGAAGGGGATACTGTGCTGCTGCATGGCTTAAGTGAATACCAGCGCGGGAAGGAGGAGGTCGAACGCTGCCACGAGCGGCTGGCTAAGCAGCTGTCGTCCTTTCAGCCGCTGTGCTTCTCGCTGGGTTCTGTTGTGGAGACAGAAGGGGGAGCGGCACAGAGTTATGCCCAGGCGAAGAAAGCCCAGGAGTATTTCATGCTCTTCCCGGAGCGGACCGTGATCCGTTATGAGGAGATTGAGAGCCGCAGTGAAGCTGCCGGGCGGGAGGTCACACTGAACTGGGAGCAGGTGCAGAAGCTGATTCTGGCCAAGGATAAGGAAGGGCTTCTGCAGCGGATTGACGAGCGGTTCGAGCAGCTCCGGCATATGGAAGGGGTCACCCCGGAGGTCCTGCAGGATTTCTCCATGGAATGGATGATCCGCTTTAAGATGCAATTGAAGGAAATCAGGCACTGTGAAGAGCCGGAGCTGTACCAGGAGGGCTTCCGCAGACTCCGCGAGACGACCTCGATTCATGAGTGGATTCATATCCTGAAGGAAGCGGCCTCGCTTACAGTCGATCTGCTGATCCGCGACGTGAAAAGTCCGGTTGTGCAGCAGGTGCTGAATTTCATCCATGAATCCTACGCTGAGGATATTTCGCTGAAGACGCTCGGGGCACAGTTCAATATTCACCCGGTATACCTGGGGCAGCTGTTCAGCAAAGAGGTGGGCGATACTTTCACAGAATACATCAACCGCTACCGGATTGAGAGGGCCAAGGAGCAGCTGCGGGGAACCTCCTCGAAGGTCCACGAAATCGCCAGGAATGTCGGCTACTGGGAGACCGGATATTTCTATAAGCAATTCAAAAAATACGTGGGGATTTCCCCCACCGAATATAAAGGACTTGTGTAG
- a CDS encoding glycoside hydrolase family 3 N-terminal domain-containing protein has protein sequence MTYKDPSRPSAERAQQLLGLMTLEEKAAQLVQPFGWQAYEHTDGEITLTEDFKRQVAETGIGSLYGMLRADPWTGVTLASGLSPRQGAEAVNALQRYAIENSRLGIPILIGEECSHGHMAIGATVFPVPLSLGSSWNVDLYREMCRAVALETRSQGGTVTYSPVLDVVRDPRWGRTEECFGEDAYLISELAVASVEGLQGESLSSQESVGATLKHFAGYGSSEGGRNAGPVHMGWRELLEVDLLPFKKAVEAGAVSIMPAYHEIDGVPCTTNTALMEDILRRAWGFNGLVITDCGAIEMLAAGHDVAENGLDASVQAISAGIDMEMSGEMFGKHLVNAVRTGKLAPGILDRAVQRVLELKFRLGLFEQPYADPDAAEKFIGSGKHRELARKLAAESIILLKNDGGTLPLTGGSGGNGDAGSIGSSGKAGDAGSSSSFSSSGKVAVIGPNADAPYNQLGDYTSPQQRSSIVTVLDGVRSRLGAERVLYAPGCRIRGDSREGFEAALACAEQADTVVMVLGGSSARDFGEGTIDLKTGASKVTEHAWSDMDCGEGIDRISLALSGVQLELAQEIHKLGKPLVVVYINGRPVSEPWIEEHADAILEAWYPGQEGGHAVADILFGAVNPSGRLTISWPKDAGQLPVYYNGKRSRGKRYLEADSQPRYPFGFGLSYTSFSYSDLKVEPQVITADETAKVTVRVKNTGEFAGAEVVQLYISDVASKVSRPAKELKGFRKITLSPGESQIVEFVVGAEQLQYIGPDYQPVVEPGAFKILVGSHVNDVLEQDLNVMEGTHGTD, from the coding sequence ATGACCTATAAAGATCCAAGCAGGCCGTCCGCAGAACGGGCGCAGCAACTGCTGGGACTGATGACCTTGGAAGAGAAGGCTGCACAGCTGGTTCAGCCCTTCGGCTGGCAGGCCTATGAACATACAGATGGAGAGATTACCCTCACGGAAGATTTCAAACGCCAGGTGGCGGAGACGGGCATCGGCTCGTTATATGGAATGCTTCGCGCCGACCCGTGGACCGGAGTGACGCTGGCCAGCGGGCTGTCCCCGCGCCAGGGTGCGGAGGCGGTGAACGCCCTTCAGCGTTATGCGATTGAGAATTCCCGGCTGGGGATTCCAATCCTGATCGGAGAAGAATGCTCGCACGGCCATATGGCAATTGGAGCTACCGTGTTTCCGGTTCCGCTCTCGCTCGGAAGCTCTTGGAATGTGGACCTGTACCGGGAAATGTGCCGGGCCGTAGCCCTGGAGACGCGGAGCCAGGGCGGAACGGTAACCTATTCGCCTGTACTTGATGTAGTGCGTGATCCCCGCTGGGGCCGCACCGAGGAGTGCTTTGGCGAGGATGCTTATCTGATCAGCGAGCTGGCCGTTGCCTCTGTAGAGGGGCTTCAGGGAGAATCGCTGAGCAGCCAGGAAAGTGTAGGCGCCACGCTGAAGCATTTCGCCGGCTACGGCAGCTCCGAGGGCGGCCGCAATGCTGGGCCGGTGCATATGGGCTGGCGCGAGCTGCTTGAAGTCGATCTGCTGCCGTTCAAGAAGGCGGTTGAAGCGGGCGCAGTTTCCATCATGCCCGCCTATCACGAAATCGACGGGGTACCCTGCACGACGAATACTGCACTCATGGAGGATATTCTCCGCAGGGCTTGGGGTTTCAATGGCCTGGTGATTACCGATTGCGGCGCCATCGAGATGTTGGCCGCAGGCCATGACGTGGCCGAGAATGGGCTGGATGCGTCCGTGCAGGCCATTTCCGCAGGCATCGATATGGAGATGTCCGGGGAAATGTTCGGCAAGCATCTGGTGAATGCCGTCCGGACGGGCAAGCTGGCTCCTGGGATTCTGGACCGTGCCGTGCAGCGGGTGCTGGAGCTGAAGTTCAGGCTTGGCCTGTTTGAGCAGCCGTACGCCGATCCGGATGCGGCCGAGAAGTTCATCGGCAGCGGCAAGCACCGGGAGCTTGCCCGCAAGCTGGCCGCAGAGAGCATCATTCTGCTGAAGAATGATGGAGGCACGCTGCCGCTGACCGGCGGCTCCGGGGGCAACGGGGACGCTGGCAGCATCGGCAGCTCAGGCAAGGCAGGGGATGCAGGCAGCAGCAGCAGCTTCAGCAGCTCCGGCAAGGTTGCCGTGATCGGCCCGAACGCGGATGCGCCTTACAATCAGCTGGGCGATTATACTTCGCCGCAGCAGCGCTCCAGCATCGTTACCGTGCTGGACGGCGTCCGCAGCAGGCTGGGGGCGGAGCGGGTGCTGTACGCACCGGGCTGCCGGATCAGGGGCGACTCCAGGGAGGGCTTCGAAGCAGCGCTCGCCTGTGCAGAGCAGGCCGATACTGTAGTGATGGTGCTAGGCGGGTCAAGCGCCCGTGATTTCGGCGAAGGCACGATTGATCTGAAGACCGGCGCTTCGAAGGTGACAGAGCATGCCTGGAGCGATATGGACTGCGGAGAAGGCATTGACCGGATCTCGCTGGCCCTTTCGGGTGTGCAGCTGGAGCTTGCGCAAGAGATTCATAAGCTGGGCAAGCCGCTTGTTGTGGTCTATATCAATGGCCGTCCCGTCAGCGAGCCTTGGATTGAAGAACATGCCGATGCCATTCTGGAGGCCTGGTACCCGGGCCAGGAAGGCGGACATGCGGTGGCGGATATTCTGTTCGGGGCCGTGAATCCTTCGGGCCGGCTGACGATTTCCTGGCCGAAGGATGCAGGCCAGCTTCCGGTGTACTACAACGGCAAACGTTCGCGCGGCAAAAGATATCTTGAAGCAGATTCGCAGCCCCGTTATCCGTTCGGATTTGGACTGAGCTATACAAGCTTCAGTTACTCTGATCTCAAGGTGGAGCCGCAAGTAATCACTGCGGACGAAACAGCAAAGGTAACTGTGCGGGTGAAGAATACAGGTGAATTTGCCGGAGCTGAAGTGGTTCAGCTGTATATCTCAGATGTTGCCAGCAAGGTTTCAAGACCTGCTAAGGAATTGAAAGGTTTCCGCAAGATTACCCTGTCTCCCGGCGAGTCGCAAATCGTGGAATTTGTAGTCGGCGCGGAGCAGCTGCAATATATCGGTCCGGACTATCAGCCTGTCGTAGAACCGGGAGCCTTTAAGATACTGGTGGGCAGCCATGTTAACGATGTGCTGGAACAAGACTTAAATGTCATGGAGGGTACACATGGAACGGATTAG
- a CDS encoding ABC transporter substrate-binding protein, which yields MSKKSKRLSLLVTSMMAFSVLLSACGGSNNNAGTKDSASGSGEKSEKPVELIWYTIGAPQKDLDTVVAEINKYTKEKINATLKINMIDFGDYSQKMQVKVASGEPMDIMFTSSWALDYVQNARKGAFLEMDSLIDQYGKGIKDAIDPAFLEGSKIDGHNYAIPANKELPAQEVWRFNKELVDKYKLDISSATTMESIEPMLKTIKENEPGITPYAMVKDFMPVMPFDYIIEKMPMAVYLDTKDYKIVNILETPELKANLETVHKYYKAGYLSSEVATTTSVDDLYKSGKWFMDRASTQPMADNLWSASYGYPVVSTPAGKSYIYNWSVMGSMQAISANSEHPEKAMEFLNLLNTDPVLRNMVDSGIEGVHYEKVNDNTVKFLPEAKNYDMPTFSLGNVMITYLNEGDPADKWEQFKKFNEAGINAPLLGFNFDTSKVTSEIAAVQNVKEEFWAPLMTGTVDPDEYLPKAIEKFKAAGLDKIIAEAQTQIDAWKAANNK from the coding sequence ATGAGCAAGAAAAGCAAACGGTTGTCTCTGTTAGTAACATCCATGATGGCATTCTCGGTGCTGCTCAGTGCATGCGGCGGCTCGAACAACAATGCCGGGACCAAGGATTCTGCTTCGGGCTCGGGGGAGAAGTCGGAGAAACCAGTAGAGCTGATTTGGTACACCATCGGTGCACCGCAGAAGGACCTGGATACAGTCGTGGCCGAAATTAACAAATATACCAAAGAGAAAATCAATGCAACCCTGAAAATCAACATGATCGATTTCGGCGATTACTCGCAAAAAATGCAGGTTAAGGTAGCCTCCGGCGAACCTATGGATATCATGTTTACGAGCTCCTGGGCCCTGGATTATGTGCAAAATGCCCGCAAAGGCGCCTTCCTGGAAATGGACAGCCTGATCGACCAGTACGGCAAAGGCATCAAGGATGCCATTGACCCTGCCTTCCTGGAAGGCTCGAAGATAGACGGCCACAATTACGCCATTCCTGCCAACAAAGAACTCCCTGCCCAGGAAGTATGGCGCTTCAACAAAGAGCTTGTGGACAAGTACAAGCTTGACATCAGCAGCGCAACCACAATGGAAAGCATTGAGCCTATGCTCAAAACCATCAAAGAAAACGAACCGGGTATTACGCCATATGCAATGGTGAAGGATTTTATGCCGGTGATGCCGTTTGACTATATTATTGAAAAAATGCCGATGGCCGTCTATCTGGACACCAAGGACTATAAAATCGTCAACATTCTGGAAACTCCAGAGCTGAAAGCGAATCTTGAAACCGTACACAAATATTACAAGGCAGGTTACCTGTCATCAGAAGTAGCGACGACTACCTCCGTAGATGACCTTTACAAATCGGGCAAATGGTTCATGGACCGTGCCTCTACACAGCCAATGGCTGACAATCTCTGGTCAGCGAGCTACGGCTACCCTGTAGTCTCCACGCCAGCAGGCAAATCCTATATATACAACTGGTCCGTTATGGGATCGATGCAGGCCATTTCCGCCAACTCCGAGCATCCGGAGAAAGCCATGGAATTCCTGAACCTGCTGAACACCGATCCGGTCCTGCGCAACATGGTCGATTCCGGTATTGAAGGCGTGCACTATGAGAAAGTCAACGACAACACTGTGAAGTTCCTGCCGGAAGCCAAAAATTATGACATGCCGACCTTCTCCCTGGGCAATGTCATGATCACTTACTTGAACGAAGGCGACCCTGCGGACAAATGGGAGCAGTTCAAGAAATTCAACGAAGCGGGCATCAATGCTCCGCTGCTCGGCTTCAACTTTGATACCTCCAAGGTAACGAGTGAAATCGCCGCTGTGCAGAACGTGAAGGAAGAATTCTGGGCTCCGCTGATGACGGGAACTGTAGATCCTGACGAATACCTGCCCAAAGCGATTGAGAAATTCAAAGCTGCCGGACTCGATAAAATCATCGCAGAAGCACAAACCCAAATCGACGCCTGGAAAGCCGCGAACAATAAATAA